One window of the Melospiza melodia melodia isolate bMelMel2 chromosome 15, bMelMel2.pri, whole genome shotgun sequence genome contains the following:
- the HAPLN3 gene encoding hyaluronan and proteoglycan link protein 3 has translation MLLLPLLLKATLLHLASGSYHPFHNGFYYNHIMNDNSDEQDKVDYFSGSRLVVEASRDPVYSYNGANATLPCRYRYEPDQGPKHKIRIKWSKVRDDYTKEQDVMVAVGKTYVAFGDFKGRAHISQAGEESWHGASLVISDVRLKDDGKFRCTVIDGLEDESDVVELRLQGIVFPYQPPRGQYRLNFHEAERACQDQGAILANFNQLFQAWSEGLDWCNAGWLADGTVQYPIRLPRKPCGGVHLAPGIRSYGPRHRHLHRFDAFCFSSALKGEVFYLDGPAGMTLEEAKQSCQDAGAEIARVGQLYSAWKLAGLDRCNAGWLADGSVRYPIVTPRANCGPAEPGVRSFGFPRKGRFGVFCYRER, from the exons atgctgctgctcccactgctcctgaaggccaccctgctgcaccTGGCCAGTGGCTCCTACCACCCTTTCCACAATGGCTTCTACTACAACCACATCATGAATGACAATAGCGACGAGCAGGACAAAG TGGATTACTTCAGTGGATCCAGGCTAGTGGTGGAAGCCTCCAGAGACCCTGTCTACAGCTACAATGGTGCCAACGCCACCCTGCCCTGCCGCTACCGCTACGAGCCTGACCAGGGCCCCAAGCACAAAATCCGCATCAAGTGGTCCAAGGTGCGGGACGACTACACCAAAGAGCAGGATGTGATGGTGGCGGTTGGCAAGACCTACGTGGCCTTTGGGGACTTCAAGGGCCGTGCCCACATCAGCCAGGCTGGTGAGGAGAGCTGGCACGGGGCCTCGCTGGTCATCAGCGACGTGCGCTTGAAGGACGATGGCAAATTCCGCTGCACGGTCATCGATGGGCTGGAGGACGAGAGCGACGTTGTGGAGCTTCGGCTGCAAG GCATCGTGTTCCCCTACCAGCCTCCCCGCGGGCAGTACAGGCTCAACTTCCACGAAGCCGAGCGAGCGTGCCAGGACCAGGGTGCCATCCTCGCCAACTTTAACCAGCTCTTCCAGGCGTGGAGCGAGGGGCTGGACTGGTGCAACGCGGGCTGGCTGGCCGATGGCACGGTGCAGTACCCCATCCGCCTGCCCCGCAAGCCCTGCGGGGGCGTGCACCTCGCCCCGGGCATCCGCAGCTACGGCCCGCGGCACCGCCACCTGCACCGCTTCGATGCCTTCTGCTTCTCCTCCGCGCTCAAAG GAGAGGTTTTCTACCTGGACGGCCCTGCTGGGATGACGCTGGAGGaggccaagcagagctgccaggatGCCGGGGCCGAGATCGCCCGGGTGGGGCAGCTCTACTCGGCCTGGAAGTTGGCGGGGCTGGACCGCTGCAATGCCGGCTGGCTGGCAGATGGCAGTGTGCGCTACCCCATCGTCACACCCCGGGCCAACTGCGGCCCCGCCGAGCCCGGCGTCCGCAGCTTCGGCTTCCCCAGAAAGGGCAGGTTTGGAGTCTTCTGCTACCGAGAGAGATAA